TCGCGTTCCCCGCACTCCTCGCACGAAAGCCCGGATGGATGGTGGAGGCCGCAGAAGGCGGCCCGTGGGTCTCGGCACCGACAGTTTTGGGCGAGGATGCAATGTACGAAATTGGTGCAGCGCTACTCGAGCAACGACAAACGAATGCATGTTTCGTTTCCATATACACGCAGGCGGACCAAAGCATTGCAGTACGACTCTGGACATTAGAGCAAGGTGAGGCGTACATGGATGCCGTGCCGCAAGAAGAACGTATTCTTTTATTCATTGATCCGTCGCCCTACCCACAGTCGCCAGGttggccgctgcgcaatatTCTGACGAGCCTGCAGCTACGTTTGGGCATGATTCGCGTACATACACTATGCTGGAAAGATATGTTGGAATGGGACTCATTCCGCATTACTGCCGAAGAACGTGCGCTTCGAAACAAGGAGTGGAAGAGTGTGTTTGGGCTGATATACCTGGAAGCATCCTCTGCTTCGGATGGAACTGTTTTGTTTGGTTCGCGTACGTATACTCACACGCTCATCGTAGGCAATACCAATCTGGTCGTACGACCCGATTCGCATCCGCCACGCCCCGAAGCGGTGGGATGGGAGAGGAATGCACAAGGCAAACTGCTTCCGAAACTTGCTTCGCTGGGCGCGATGCTGGACCCACGCTATCTCGCAGAGAACGCAGTGGATTTAAACTTGAAACTGATGCGTTGGCGAGTTATTCCCGAACTGGCATTAGAAACCATTCAGCACGCGGACACGCTCTTGATCGGGGCAGGGACGCTTGGGTGCAATGTAGCGCGTACGCTGCTCGGTTGGGGTGTGCGGAAAATTACCTTGGTGGACAATGGGCGAGTCGCTTTTTCAAACCCTGTGCGCCAGCCATTGTACGAGTTTGACGAATGCTTGGATGGCGGGCAGCCAAAAGCggttgctgctgctgctgcactgAAGCGCATCTTTCCAGGTGTCGATGCGCAAGGATTCCATTTGTCTGTCCCGATGCCTGGCCACCCCATCCCGCCAGCGTCGAtggacaaggcgctcgaggacATTGCCGTGCTCGAAAAGCTGATCGAGCAGCACGATGTCATTTTCTTGCTTACCGACTCGCGAGAGGCACGCTGGTTTCCATCGCTggtcggcgctgcacgccgcaagCTGGTGCTgaatgcagcgctcgcgtACGACTCTTTTGTCGTGATGCGCCATGGAGTGAACAGGCTTGGAAGAGCGCAACTGGGCTGTTATTTTTGTAATGATGTGGTTGCACCCGGTGATTCCCTAACGAACCGCACGCTGGACCAAATGTGTACTGTGACACGGCCCGGCATTGCAGGAATTGCCGCGTCTATTGCTGTGGAGCTCATGGTTTCGGTCCTGCAGCATCCATTGGCTGCTGGTGCACCGGCACCGACaggcggcgatgcggacgAGTCAGAGACGGAACTTGGCATTGTCCCACATCAGATTCGTggctctttgcgcgcattttctATCACGACCGTGGCGAACGAGGCGTTTGACCACTGTACAGCATGCTCCGATGAGGTGATTGCAGCATACGAACGCGAGGGAAGCGCATTGGTCGTGGAAGCATGCAACGATCCTGCCTATTTGGAGCACATCACGCACCTTGACGATTTAAAGCATGATACGGACGCTCTAGAGCTAGAATTAGATTGGAGCGACGAAGAGGCAGAGGGACTACAGTGATTATgcacgcgtgcgcttcgagcGTCGCTTGGAATGGGTACGGCGGTTTGCTTCCACATCCATCGCATCGGGGTATGTTTCCTGCAATCGCATACGCGCAACCATCCCAGTATCTGACTGGGCtacattgcgcagcgcgtcggtCAATGCTGCGTGATCCTCTTGCATTGTctgagcgcgcgcgtcgtaTTTTTGCTCGACTTGGCGCTTGTAGGTATCCAGAGCGGTTATGGCATCCGATGAGCGGTCGCGCCAGGCGCGCAGGGCCTGCAATAGGCCAAAGACTGCGTCGTGCCCATTGTGGGTATCGGCGGTGCGTGGCACATCTCGAGGCGTTACACTGTGTACATCGAGTCGTTCCGCTACGCCATCGAGTCTCCCGGTAAATAAATTTTGGTAAAGGGCTTCAATAATCAACTCCTCGAGTATGCGCACACTTTCTCGCAAATCTTTGGCTAAGCCAATGTGTTCGCACATCGTGGCGTAGGACAGAGAGCGCTCTTGGTAGGCCAGGCTCAGGATCGTGAGCTGCCGAAGCTTGGCGACTTGTGCTGCAGAAAGAGATGGAAGCTGATGTGCCATGGAAAGATAGTCGGCCCACGTACCGGTCGTGTACAAGCGTAGAAGCTGCACATAGGGCGCACCCTCGGGCGTCAACGCAAGCTGTCGTCAGGCGCGCTCGGCTCGTACCTTTTGTATCGTGGGCGCCTCAGCTAGCTTAGCAAATGTATGTGTGTGTGGGTCCTCTGTCACCTGCACAATTAGCTGGATTGCCTCGGGTGGAGCGCACGACTGCGCTACATGCAATAGCTTGTCCATCTCCATGGGACTCGTCATGGTCGGTGCACAGGTCGGGCTATGCCTCCACAGAGATACCTCCACAAAATGGCCAATTTACCACAGCAGCCTCTATTAAACACGTCGTGAAGACAATCTACGGTGTGCGTGCGGCTCGGCGGTGTGCACCCCAGTTGCGCCAGTTCGATACACGATCATGCAGTCCCGCTTGGCTCACACGGAAAAAGTCGTCggggcgctgcatcgcagcTACCGCTTTCCGCATATGGCTGTCCAAGTATGTCAAGCCCACTTGGAAACTGGCATTCATCCATCCAAATCCTTCGCGCGGAACATACGTAAACTCCGTGCCTTGATTTCCATACTCGGCATTAACAAGATGCGATAAATTCACCGCGTCAAACTTCTCAGGAACGACACCGTTGAAGTCGACAAATGCAGACACCAGTAGGTACAGCCACCGGTATGCGAGACGCTGAGCAACGTCCATGTGGTTGTACTTTTTCAGCCCCTCCCATGCCAGCATTTGATGCGGCGGCCAGGCAAACGGGTAGTCCCATTGGCGGTTCGGTCGCGAAAGCGAGATGGGCCCGCGCGACTCCTCTGTGCCGGGCACAAGTCCACCGGTCAT
This is a stretch of genomic DNA from Malassezia vespertilionis chromosome 1, complete sequence. It encodes these proteins:
- the ATG7 gene encoding dCMP deaminase (EggNog:ENOG503NW0M; COG:H) translates to MPLAQFAPFVSQVAPSFWNTLSSLKLNEYQLSDELIPARAEYGTSKTIVDRLSGSEMGLGCRIHLDGRSIDTQKSLVDFCVDAKSTSPSMYGYIKNFNTLQEFKVADKKMFMNQVADEIWDSFTGATSSLASVNNPNLFLLLTYADLKSFKYYYWFAFPALLARKPGWMVEAAEGGPWVSAPTVLGEDAMYEIGAALLEQRQTNACFVSIYTQADQSIAVRLWTLEQGEAYMDAVPQEERILLFIDPSPYPQSPGWPLRNILTSLQLRLGMIRVHTLCWKDMLEWDSFRITAEERALRNKEWKSVFGLIYLEASSASDGTVLFGSRTYTHTLIVGNTNLVVRPDSHPPRPEAVGWERNAQGKLLPKLASLGAMLDPRYLAENAVDLNLKLMRWRVIPELALETIQHADTLLIGAGTLGCNVARTLLGWGVRKITLVDNGRVAFSNPVRQPLYEFDECLDGGQPKAVAAAAALKRIFPGVDAQGFHLSVPMPGHPIPPASMDKALEDIAVLEKLIEQHDVIFLLTDSREARWFPSLVGAARRKLVLNAALAYDSFVVMRHGVNRLGRAQLGCYFCNDVVAPGDSLTNRTLDQMCTVTRPGIAGIAASIAVELMVSVLQHPLAAGAPAPTGGDADESETELGIVPHQIRGSLRAFSITTVANEAFDHCTACSDEVIAAYEREGSALVVEACNDPAYLEHITHLDDLKHDTDALELELDWSDEEAEGLQ
- a CDS encoding uncharacterized protein (EggNog:ENOG503P0UE; COG:O; COG:T) — encoded protein: MTSPMEMDKLLHVAQSCAPPEAIQLIVQVTEDPHTHTFAKLAEAPTIQKLALTPEGAPYVQLLRLYTTGTWADYLSMAHQLPSLSAAQVAKLRQLTILSLAYQERSLSYATMCEHIGLAKDLRESVRILEELIIEALYQNLFTGRLDGVAERLDVHSVTPRDVPRTADTHNGHDAVFGLLQALRAWRDRSSDAITALDTYKRQVEQKYDARAQTMQEDHAALTDALRNVAQSDTGMVARMRLQETYPDAMDVEANRRTHSKRRSKRTRA